A stretch of Canis lupus familiaris isolate Mischka breed German Shepherd chromosome 11, alternate assembly UU_Cfam_GSD_1.0, whole genome shotgun sequence DNA encodes these proteins:
- the C11H9orf152 gene encoding uncharacterized protein C9orf152 homolog: protein MQGLPCLCPALPHCWQRGPCSMAEGSGTQAPGREPPLGVQGLRAQYLRRQQRAQAQLVVLPKGGYTPAPAESMVSPVWINKERRRSLSLEEMDPEAEGMREEADRGCLQALESPWNTHLEMYRWVQTFHQETGLQVKHKAKLMGSEQRLPQDGDPGLFEDNQMTQQGTAIPRTARRECQVGRAQTKAVGSGLNVGIQCPPSLKNPGRSGKAAHYPFPQRKTPRISQTARKLGLYGPA from the exons ATGCAggggctgccctgcctctgcccgGCCCTGCCGCACTGCTGGCAGCGGGGGCCCTGCTCCATGGCCGAGGGCTCGGGCACGCAGGCCCCGGGGAGAGAGCCCCCGCTCGGCGTCCAGGGCCTGCGAGCCCAGTACTTGCGGAGGCAGCAGAGGGCCCAGGCCCAGCTGGTGGTGCTCCCGAAAG GAGGGTACACGCCCGCTCCTGCTGAGTCCATGGTCAGTCCTGTTTGGATTAACAAGGAGAGAAGACGTTCACTGTCCCTGGAGGAGATGGATCCTGAGGCAGAGGGGATGCGGGAGGAGGCTGACAGAGGCTGTCTTCAGGCTCTCGAGTCTCCGTGGAACACGCACCTAGAGATGTACCGCTGGGTACAGACCTTCCACCAGGAAACCGGCCTTCAGGTAAAACACAAGGCCAAGCTCATGGGGTCTGAGCAAAGGCTCCCTCAGGACGGAGACCCAGGCTTGTTTGAAGACAATCAGATGACTCAGCAAGGGACCGCCATCCCCCGAACAGCCCGGCGAGAATGTCAGGTGGGCCGTGCCCAAACAAAGGCAGTGGGATCTGGCCTAAATGTAGGCATTCAGTGCCCTCCTTCCCTAAAGAACCCAGGCAGGTCTGGAAAAGCAGCTCACTATCCATTTCCCCAGAGGAAAACTCCTAGGATCTCTCAAACTGCCAGGAAGCTGGGCTTGTACGGCCCAGCCtga